A genomic region of Thunnus albacares chromosome 2, fThuAlb1.1, whole genome shotgun sequence contains the following coding sequences:
- the epg5 gene encoding ectopic P granules protein 5 homolog isoform X2, which translates to MEAVRPKKTKTKTSGKTQPVRKQKHAEEDKRATAPSAVCDEASASDFTDIPLSLPYQEPEVVHQDPVQPPEITGQPSDLLSENQQTSSSQTLSTSVSTKTLQSTLTSEVTEHLTESEKQDETDGGVKVQGAELEVAPQSTELEGDQQSWNQPCVSTQFEISNVPSAPALYPSLPTLEEGPVIQLSEEAVKNCGKGPAVLALAEQESSPLSLQPLESVAEFSRSKLYPELPKTAPEIQPFSQEQLSVWEPGGGLRTWLESVEVCAVQFCALARQENHELTELLQNYWRCRRQLTQSHTQLHTQSSDCKSTQNRLWSFRDEQLTLQGVCADQSKVCGYHRFQQAEFSQSVLAELRRLFEARSELLHQKVALHAYTALLSGLQVESYLYRLLKDCSGSQTQPCSLQPLKEAISVLFSFTRRVLDDTQFQTDIHHWLERLVAVLLHVGGSGEHLYLLCHLLCCPAGVGKWAAAFLQIQVWGNTCGVQHFMQALAILMSPARHRAEFLGHMKPCESQSSAASGPESGNWTLVDEGGEEDEDPESSWVLLCEEDLISLLTQFPFQQLYSHMLGMSKQGVYEPHASSQKMMRVFAFASSLIEILALGLQTYNRARYRQLVKRIGHIIRMTLCYVSDHWAQYASVTGAGESSSHVHSLSLDKLQQEYDHLFLRAVLHVLRNKRLGIWLFMSEMPYGTLSSSMLWRVLYVMQCAETAGLETLNTANDTHSCIQALRDPEHQEKFEHWLCEVNSSDGISLLTALAHMATPAQHSDPAFITTITLLIYQVAYVSMSTREIYSKVGRELLAAIAIAHPYIISVLLERLRETIQTVGMMALYLCKELPLSLWRPRPEEICVIGAWLLQHPLSEVENRLACVILEGLNWGFSQDGSLALSSSLHSEVALLVAEAYQKYLTDKPYSGLISEGIKQVSYLASVLRLGVSPEASFSQWAWQLLLRLKLHGNSQNPKGAWSVPALASNPPPELTHAPSMHSVLRAVKAGIPIGCYLSIAMTTVGHSLENFCTEGVSLLKSLIQSRHLRAAVHLLDNILPPTYPLSFYLLNNSQFVSCIQLFLQYDSVCPQGVTQQVTHRVAPLLTGTTYGDHVRLLNSVIQSHVLESSKPSRVGAAAVLEFWVGILTQQNLWYRDKTVLFLMDQICCAAFTHHQEECVQKLLYQQHKNALGYHGDRGLLSSLVGWIAGNATPSFIEGQSLSVEVWFAWLVLNMEGVFEEDSQLRRCVENELLSEPNISPEQALKKAQQRLKLPVAPSLQRLQVYRWACQALATPPDHPLLPLIWQKFLQLYLRQPGPEYGLAAGGCIGQRFFQASSQATLLRDLRQRIQEVSDFHHAASQALRVPPPHTPSSDNQGDESPDSPRPPYLTSPQLHTELVRLFGVFAVWLDDETLQKQEVYLPSLPPEYEPHKLAQVMQRQQELWLEFVDQERLQYDEREVLSLWEKVQSEPTFLQAQNPGFTDYTSLSNARERILSNLQKHPVPRSAPELQHHKAPVAEVPSVCLTDSKAAADLLQQDLSILQDQARIAVAREAQQVAMEQELLEGLPLLYKNRPEQVSMALECKGKGGQPCQGPANITVTCERVQRQEAVQTQITSLCRDLKKLQTDAMAPPPQSLAQAAVHTENFITALVNMYKAQKSPAVQHVGVSVFYQVVSFVCEDTLRHPPTRQYLSSCVEILGQVFIQGNAEECGRVLKTILEQRRLCPLISPFFTPNAAPNQLVFLYQDVVTSLHLDSADVIFMLLTKFDLSQWLNEAHPVFSERTRLLELVHGALCVCGRDPEPELLTPFHLFTKHWTWLLRHHFPDHYSDCLRLLTTSSSNQLLSPECWKVTLRVLGCLPPTHSRIKGEQALSTSDVSSRTAGPTASPYRSPISLSPQQVDETVDWLSDYFLRSRLSKTDLRSFGLYSAWTPYISDIVSFWDHLVGCLINVQLSSCARESVGSSKIMKALQDLHSKIVKLFKPWIFPLDTDDGGNLKCYPWLETDASAAGSLVSLYAQLTDTLHHKFRDRLLPGQRGALWLCMMQYCESCTSPRTPEYLLYLYHTHLRSLQWRHLHPDTQLMEQLFNVERGSPKSCFLFMGEVLCEVNWVSVLSDHLQTPATSTTYPPLPDMGTQKESHTMLVYLLYMLVFLAKEEQLLSQQDSPLLSLLVQSTSLPWHQLDLSSYQGILGYVGTHYPASLLLSADSAPQLLLKSLRSAAGLHPRPNDTPHREETLKAGVYVCWCVQSLVTLEQGGSISLSTLETQLETLLESIITFNPPETGLEQRHMAFCSLFSDALALLNGVGVSTGEALAAHVITWLDRKGRGFPILPLLTACSRCLASVRHMTRIMEACITAYFNHAEEESVGWGPVLASLQVPELTVDDFLSESQSGGSFLTLYAFILQRLNSEYTAANERRTLGLINTWTNQVFPSGPSDEAKLFLWWHKAMNLSVEQLQPQAGLSEVSGVVMGLLRLQTRLLQLGEERLNSGLLGAIGLGKRSPVSNRFRVVVRSLAAFLSVQVPSETELRLQPTSDLQLSAKAQQTLGMLEAMPSNKQYAELEDSVNKAVQFIRYPGHCLKDGPRLLALLANLLYPDLKYLHIIH; encoded by the exons ATGGAGGCTGTaagaccaaagaagaccaagACAAAAACCAGCGGGAAAACACAG CCGGTCAGGAAGCAGAAGCATGCAGAGGAAGACAAAAGAGCTACAGCTCCCTCAGCTGTTTGTGATGAGGCGTCCGCCTCTGACTTCACTGACATCCCTCTCAGCCTGCCATATCAAGAGCCAGAAGTGGTGCATCAGGACCCTGTTCAACCCCCTGAAATCACAGGACAGCCATCAGATCTGCTTTCTGAGAATCAACAGACCTCCTCATCACAGACTTTATCCACCTCAGTGTCAACAAAGACTTTACAGTCAACTCTGACGTCAGAAGTTACAGAGCATTTGACAGAATCAGAAAAGCAGGATGAAACAGATGGTGGAGTCAAAGTTCAAGGCGCTGAGCTTGAAGTTGCACCACAGAGCACTGAGCTGGAAGGAGATCAGCAGTCATGGAATCAGCCATGTGTTTCTACGCAGTTTGAGATCTCAAATGTCCCCAGTGCTCCTGCACTGTACCCCTCTCTCCCAACACTGGAGGAAGGCCCTGTGATACAGCTCAGTGAGGAAGCTGTTAAAAATTGTGGAAAGGGACCTGCGGTGTTGGCACTCGCTGAGCAGGAGTCCTCTCCTCTGAGTTTGCAGCCTCTGGAGTCTGTAGCTGAATTTTCTAGGAGCAAACTCTACCCAGAATTACCCAAGACGGCGCCAGAGATTCAG CCGTTCTCACAGGAGCAGCTGAGTGTCTGGGAGCCAGGCGGAGGGTTGCGTACTTGGCTAGAGAGTGTTGAAGTGTGTGCAGTCCAGTTCTGCGCTTTGGCCCGGCAGGAAAATCATGAACTAACCGAACTGCTGCAGAACTACTGGCGCTGTCGCAGACAGCTgacccagtcacacacacagctacacacacagtcctctgACTGCAAAAGCACACAGAATCGTCTCTGGAGCTTCAGGGACGAACAGCTGACACTTCAG GGTGTGTGTGCAGACCAGTCTAAGGTGTGCGGGTATCACCGCTTCCAGCAGGCAGAGTTTAGTCAGAGTGTGTTGGCTGAACTGAGGAGACTGTTTGAAGCTCGGAGTGAGCTGCTCCATCAGAAGGTGGCGCTGCACGCATACACTGCTCTGCTGTCAGGCCTTCAGGTGGAATCATACTTGTATCGCCTATTAAAAG ATTGTTCTGGCAGCCAAACACAGCCTTGTTCTCTCCAACCCCTGAAAGAGGCCATCAGTGTCCTCTTCAGCTTCACACGTAGAGTCCTTGATGATACGCAGTTCCAGACAGACATCCACCACTGGCTGGAAAGATTG GTGGCGGTCCTGCTGCATGTTGGAGGGTCAGGAGAGCACCTTTACCTGCTGTGCCATCTGCTGTGTTGTCCCGCTGGGGTGGGCAAGTGGGCTGCAGCTTTCCTTCAG ATCCAAGTTTGGGGGAACACCTGTGGAGTGCAGCACTTCATGCAAGCTCTGGCAATCTTAATGTCACCTGCTAG ACACCGTGCAGAGTTTCTGGGCCATATGAAGCCATGTGAGAGCCAGAGCTCAGCAGCTTCCGGACCTGAGTCAGGCAACTGGACCCTAGTggatgaaggaggagaagag GATGAGGACCCAGAGAGCAGCTGGGTGCTGCTGTGTGAGGAGGACCTGATCTCCCTTCTGACCCAGTTCCCCTTCCAGCAGCTCTATTCACACATGCTGGGAATGAGCAAGCAGG GTGTGTATGAGCCTCATGCCTCCAGTCAGAAGATGATGCGTGTGTTTGCTTTTGCTTCCTCACTCATTGAAATTCTCGCTCTTGGCCTACAAACCTATAACAGGGCGAGATACAGACAGCTAGTCAAACGCATAGGACACATCATACG AATGACACTGTGTTATGTCAGTGATCACTGGGCCCAGTATGCAAGTGTGACTGGTGCTGGTGAATCCAGCTCTCATGTACACTCGCTGTCTTTGGACAAGCTGCAGCAGGAATATGATCATCTCTTCCTCAGAGCTGTTTTACATGTACTCAGAAACAAGAG GTTGGGCATTTGGTTGTTTATGTCCGAGATGCCGTATGGGACTCTGTCCAGCTCTATGCTGTGGAGGGTCCTTTATGTTATGCAGTGTGCGGAGACGGCAGGACTAGAAACACTGAACACTGCCAATGACACACATTCTTGCATTCAGGCTCTCAGAG ACCCGGAGCACCAGGAGAAGTTTGAGCATTGGCTGTGTGAGGTGAACAGCTCTGACGGTATCTCCCTCCTCACCGCACTGGCACACATGGCCACACCGGCTCAGCACTCCGACCCCGCCTTCATCACAACCATAACTCTGCTGATTTACCAG GTGGCTTATGTGAGTATGTCTACCAGAGAAATCTACTCCAAGGTGGGGAGGGAGTTGCTGGCTGCCATTGCGATAGCCCATCCTTACATTATCTCCGTGCTCctggagagactgagagagaccATACAAACTGTCGGCATG ATGGCACTGTACTTGTGTAAAGAGCTGCCTCTGAGCCTGTGGCGGCCCCGGCCAGAGGAAATATGTGTGATCGGAGCGTGGTTGCTCCAGCATCCTCTGTCTGAGGTGGAGAATCGGCTGGCCTGTGTTATACTGGAGGGTCTGAACTGGGGTTTCTCACAG GATGGATCCTTGGCCCTGTCTTCATCTTTGCACAGTGAGGTGGCTCTGCTGGTGGCTGAAGCCTATCAAAAGTACCTCACTGACAAACCATACAGTGGCCTCATATCAGAGGGGATCAAACAG GTGTCTTACCTTGCCAGTGTCCTTCGTTTGGGCGTGTCTCCTGAAGCATCTTTTAGTCAATGGGCGTGGCAACTGTTGCTAAGGCTGAAGCTCCATGGTAATTCCCAGAACCCAAAAGGAGCCTGGTCGGTCCCTGCTTTGGCGTCCAACCCACCTCCAGAGCTCACACACGCTCCCAGCATGCACTCTGTTCTCAGGGCTGTAAAAGCAGGCATCCCTATTGGATGCTACCTGTCCATTGCTATGACAACAGTTGGACATAG tcTGGAAAACTTTTGTACTGAAGGAGTTAGTTTGTTGAAGAGTCTGATTCAGTCTCGACACCTGAGAGCCGCTGTGCATCTTCTGGACAACATCCTACCCCCAACCTATCCTCTCAGCTTCTACCTGCTCAACAACTCTCA GTTTGTAAGTTGTATCCAGTTATTCTTGCAGTACGACAGTGTGTGTCCTCAAGGTGTGACGCAGCAGGTCACTCACCGGGTGGCACCGCTCCTCACAGGAACCACCTATGGAGACCATGTTCGACTGCTGAACAGTGTCATTCAA AGCCATGTATTAGAGAGTTCAAAGCCCAGTCGTGTCGGAGCTGCAGCAGTGCTGGAATTTTGGGTGGGGATTCTGACTCAGCAGAACCTGTGGTACCGGGATAAAACAGTCCTATTCCTCATGGATCAAATCTGTTGCGCTGCATTCACCCACCACCAGGAGGAATGTGTGCAGAAGCTTCTGTACCAACAGCATAAG AATGCCTTGGGTTACCATGGAGATCGAGgtctgctctcctctctggttGGCTGGATTGCTGGAAATGCCACGCCCTCCTTTATAGAGGGCCAATCGCTGAGTGTGGAG GTTTGGTTTGCCTGGCTGGTGCTGAATATGGAGGGCGTGTTTGAGGAAGATTCTCAGCTCAGACGATGTGTTGAGAATGAGCTCCTGTCAGAGCCCAACATCTCCCCAGAACAAGCATTAAAG AAGGCGCAACAGAGGCTGAAGTTGCCAGTAGCCCCGTCTCTGCAGCGACTACAGGTGTACCGCTGGGCGTGTCAGGCCTTAGCCACGCCCCCTGACCACCCCCTCCTTCCTCTGATCTGGCAGAAGTTCCTACAGCTCTACCTCAGACAGCCTGGGCCTGAATATGG GCTGGCTGCAGGTGGATGTATTGGCCAAAGGTTCTTCCAGGCTTCCTCTCAGGCCACCTTACTCAGAGACCTGAGACAGAGAATACAGGAGGTGTCTGACTTCCACCATGCTGCCAGCCAGGCCCTCAGGGTGCCTCCGCCACACACACCCTCATCAGACAACCAGGGGGATGAAAGCCCCGACAGTCCCCGGCCCCCTTACCTCACCTCTCCTCAGCTACACACAGAGCTGGTCAG GTTGTTTGGTGTGTTTGCCGTGTGGTTGGATGATGAAACACTGCAGAAGCAGGAAGTGtaccttccctctcttcctccagaGTATGAGCCACACAAACTGGCACAGGTCATGCAGCGGCAGCAG GAACTTTGGCTTGAGTTTGTGGACCAGGAGCGTCTGCAGTATGATGAGAGGGAGGTTTTGTCTCTGTGGGAGAAGGTTCAGAGTGAGCCAACCTTCCTTCAGGCCCAAAACCCCGGCTTCACTGACTACACCAGCCTCAGCAATG CAAGGGAACGTATCCTGTCCAACCTGCAGAAGCATCCAGTTCCCCGTTCAGCTCCGGAGCTGCAGCACCACAAAGCTCCAGTAGCTGAGgtcccctctgtctgtctcaccgactctaaagctgctgctgatctgctgcAGCAAGACCTCAGCATCCTGCAGGACCAGGCCAG GATTGCAGTGGCACGCGAAGCCCAGCAGGTGGCAATGGAGCAGGAGCTGCTGGAAGGTCTTCCTCTACTTTATAAGAACCGACCCGAACAAGTCAGCATGGCCCTGGAGTGTAAAGGGAAGGGAGGGCAGCCGTGCCAGGGACCCGCAAACATCACTGTCACA TGTGAGCGTGTCCAGAGACAGGAGGCGGTGCAGACTCAGATAACATCACTGTGCAGGGACCTCAAGAAGCTTCAAACCGACGCCAtggctcctcctcctcaaagCCTGGCCCAGGCTGCTGTCCACACTGAGAACTTTATCAC GGCTCTGGTGAATATGTACAAGGCACAGAAATCACCGGCAGTGCAGCATGTTGGCGTGTCTGTCTTCTACCAGGTTGTCTCCTTTGTGTGTGAGGACACACTGCGACATCCGCCAACACGCCAGTACCTCTCCTCGTGTGTGGAGATACTGGGACAG gTGTTCATCCAGGGCAATGCAGAAGAGTGTGGCCGCGTCCTGAAGACCATCCTGGAACAGAGGCGGCTTTGCCCTCTCATCTCCCCCTTCTTCACTCCCAATGCAGCACCCAATCAGCTCGTCTTCCTCTACCAAGATGTGGTGACATCCCTACACCTAGACAGTGCTGATGTCATTTTCATGCTGCTCACCAAG TTTGATTTGTCCCAGTGGCTGAACGAAGCCCATCCTGTGTTTTCTGAGAGAACCCGTTTGCTGGAGTTGGTCCATGGAGCTCTCTGTGTCTGCGGCCGAGACCCTGAGCCTGAACTTCTCACaccttttcaccttttcacCAAACACTGGACCTGGCTTTTACGCCACCATTTCCCCGACCACTATAGTGACTGCCTGCGACTGCTTACAAcca GCTCCTCAAACCAGTTACTGAGCCCAGAGTGCTGGAAGGTGACTCTGCGAGTGCTGGGCTGTTTACCTCCAACCCACAGCAGGATCAAAGGTGAACAAGCGCTCAGCACCAGTGATGTCTCCAGCCGTACAGCCGGACCCACAGCCTCTCCCTACAGATCCCCGATCAGCCTCTCTCCTCAGCAG GTGGATGAGACAGTCGATTGGCTGAGTGACTACTTCCTGCGGAGTCGTCTCAGTAAGACAGACCTCCGCAGCTTTGGACTCTACTCTGCCTGGACTCCCTACATCAGTGACATTGTCTCCTTCTGGGACCATTTGGTTGGTTGTCTGATCAACGTGCAGCTCAGCAGCTGTGCCAGAGAGTCAGTGGGCAGCAGTAAAATAATGAAGG CTCTTCAGGACCTGCACAGTAAGATTGTGAAGTTGTTCAAGCCTTGGATCTTTCCCCTGGATACTGATGATGGCGG cAACCTCAAGTGTTACCCGTGGCTGGAGACCGATGCGAGTGCAGCAGGATCTCTGGTCAGTCTGTACGCTCAACTCACTGACACGCTGCACCACAAATTCAGAG ATCGCCTGCTCCCTGGCCAGAGAGGTGCTCTATGGCTGTGTATGATGCAGTACTGTGAGAGCTGCACCTCTCCCCGCACGCCTGAATACCTGCTCTACCTGtaccacacacacctccgcaGCCTGCAATGGAGACACCTGCACCCTGACACTCAGCTCATGGAGCAGCTCTTCAAT GTGGAGAGAGGAAGTCCCAAGAGCTGCTTCCTGTTTATGGGAGAGGTGTTATGTGAAGTGAACTGGGTCAGCGTCCTAAGTGACCACTTACAAACGCCTGCCACATCTACAACATATCCACCTCTACCCGACATGGGTACTCAGAAGGAATCACACACCATGTTGGTCTATCTGTTATACATGCTAGTTTTTCTGGCAAAAGAGGAGCAGCTCCTGAGTCAACAG GACTCCCCTCTACTCAGTCTTTTGGTCCAGTCCACCTCTCTGCCCTGGCACCAGCTGGACCTGTCTTCATACCAGGGCATTCTGGGATATGTTGGCACACACTACCCCGCCTCCTTACTGCTTAGTGCTGATTCTGCAcctcagctgctgctgaaatCACTGCGTAGCGCTGCTGGGCTCCACCCCCGCCCTAATGACACTCCCCACAGG GAGGAGACGCTGAAGGCAGGAGTGTACGTGTGCTGGTGTGTGCAGTCTTTAGTGACTCTGGAGCAAGGAGGCAGCATTAGCCTCAGCACCCTGGAGACCCAGCTGGAGACACTGCTGGAGAGCATCATCACATTCAACCCGCCAG AGACGGGTTTGGAGCAGAGGCACATGGCGTTCTGCAGTCTGTTCAGCGATGCGCTGGCTTTGCTCAATGGAGTGGGTGTCTCAACAGGCGAGGCCCTTGCCGCTCACGTCATTACCTGGCTGGACAGGAAGGGGAGGGGCTTCCCTATTCTGCCTCTTCTCACGGCCTGTTCGCGCTGTCTTGCATCAGTGCGTCACATGACCCGCATCATGGAGGCGTGCATCACAGCCTACTTCAACCATG CTGAGGAGGAGTCTGTAGGTTGGGGTCCTGTGTTGGCATCGCTGCAGGTGCCTGAGCTCACCGTGGACGACTTCCTCTCTGAGAGTCAATCAGGAGGCAGCTTCCTGACGCTCTATGCCTTCATCCTTCAGCGTCTTAACAGTGAATACACAGCAGCCAATGAGAGAAGGACACTGGGTCTGATTAACACATGGACCAATCAAGTCTTCCCCAG TGGTCCCAGTGATGAAGCCAAGCTGTTTCTTTGGTGGCACAAGGCAATGAACCTGTCAGTAGAGCAGCTACAGCCACAGGCGGGCCTCAGCGAAGTATCTGGAGTCGTCATGGGTCTGTTGAGGTTGCAAACCAGACTGCTTCAGCTGGGAGAGGAAAGACTCAACTCTGGACTACTAGGAGCTATAGGCCTCGGGAAGAGGTCGCCTGTTTCTAATAG GTTCAGGGTGGTGGTACGCAGTCTGGCAGCATTCCTTTCAGTCCAGGTACCATCAGAAACTGAGCTCCGACTCCAACCCACCAGTGACTTGCAGCTCTCTGCAAAAGCGCAGCAA ACATTGGGGATGTTGGAGGCCATGCCCAGCAATAAGCAGTATGCGGAGTTAGAAGACTCTGTGAATAAAGCTGTTCAGTTCATCCGCTACCCAGGACACTGTCTCAAAGATGGACCCAGACTGCTCGCCCTGCTAGCCAACCTCTTGTACCCTGACCTCAAATACCTGCACATCATCCATTAA